One genomic segment of Gammaproteobacteria bacterium includes these proteins:
- a CDS encoding hypothetical protein (Evidence 5 : Unknown function) encodes MYFRSYAVENLNYSARSEAEPLHQRLVNHFMRQYDAIVTKQGWNVIDTLTQSSETFLAKLRST; translated from the coding sequence ATGTATTTTAGGAGTTACGCAGTTGAAAATTTAAATTATTCTGCGCGAAGCGAAGCGGAACCGTTACACCAACGCCTGGTTAACCACTTCATGCGACAATATGACGCTATTGTCACTAAACAGGGTTGGAATGTCATTGACACTTTAACTCAGTCTTCAGAAACCTTCCTGGCTAAACTCCGCTCTACTTAA